In Polyodon spathula isolate WHYD16114869_AA chromosome 11, ASM1765450v1, whole genome shotgun sequence, one genomic interval encodes:
- the LOC121323666 gene encoding N-myc-interactor-like isoform X1 — protein MAMGTNEAPQPLVLNVDVTTLEELSPEDQEELRNLEKELEQLKTQFEKADTVKSRLLLDKLDVEEHKKQAQDEMMKLLQEEKEFSKELENQKKRFEQEALAIEETNHQLRHQVNKQKERLKFKRSESESLQQKFKIITAIPEKAVKFIGVEKEIPDHKLEEDCLHMQGLFSIIQNPALALSGGHALITFEEEQVAERILKLASCPVTIDNAKMNVKPSRVALDPTAKFEVQLNVSLKKIEVSNIPPVLPEERIRDKLELSFSKPSLGGGEVENVDYNKDSGTAVITFLDTGVAERVAMRKTYPLDMGLKVFEVFVSLCTEHQITKFQTFCGTSRRTVLLSGIRDILDEEDLQDNLEIHFQKPNNYGGEVENIKYTAQGQTIVAYFNEETVASE, from the exons ATGGCAATGGGTACTAATGAAGCTCCACAGCCATTAGTCCTCAATGTGGATGTT ACGACCCTTGAAGAATTGTCACCAGAAGACCAAGAAGAGCTTAGAAACTTAGAAAAGGAACTGGAACAGTTGAAG ACACAATTTGAAAAAGCAGATACAGTAAAGTCTAGACTGCTGCTAGACAAACTAGACGTAGAAGAACACAAGAAGCAAGCTCAGGATGAGATGATGAAGCTTCTACAAGAGGAGAAGGAGTTTTCAAAAGAGCTggaaaatcagaaaaaaagatttgAG CAAGAGGCTCTGGCAATTGAGGAAACAAACCACCAACTGAGACATCAAgtcaataaacaaaaagaaaggctTAAATTCAAGAGATCAGAAAGTGAATCCTTGCAGCAAAAGTTTAAG ATCATAACAGCGATTCCAGAGAAGGCGGTTAAGTTTATTGGAGTGGAAAAGGAGATTCCTGATCACAAGCTGGAGGAGGACTGTCTTCACATGCAGGGCCTGTTCTCCATCATTCAGAACCCTGCTCTCGCCCTCAGTGGAGGCCACGCTCTGATCACCTTTGAGGAAGAACAAG TTGCTGAAAGGATCTTAAAACTTGCTAGTTGTCCAGTGACCATAGACAATGCGAAGATGAacgtgaagccttcccgtgtggcGTTAGACCCAACAGCGAAATTTGAG GTGCAGCTCAATGTGTCTCTGAAGAAGATTGAAGTGTCCAATATTCCTCCTGTTCTACCGGAAGAAAGGATCAGAGACAAACTGGAGCTGAGCTTCTCGAAGCCAAGCTTGGGAGGGGGGGAGGTGGAAAATGTCGACTACAACAAGGATTCTGGAACAGCAGTAATTACATTTCTGGATACTGGAG TTGCTGAGCGTGTGGCTATGAGGAAAACATACCCCTTAGATATGGGACTCAAAGTTTTTGAAGTTTTTGTCAGTCTGTGCACTGAACACCAGATAACAAAGTTCCAg ACATTCTGCGGCACCTCCAGACGCACAGTCCTGCTGTCTGGTATCAGGGATATTCTCGATGAGGAGGACTTGCAGGACAATCTGGAGATCCACTTCCAGAAACCGAACAACTATGGGGGAGAGGTGGAGAATATCAAATACACCGCCCAAGGACAAACCATTGTGGCTTACTTTAATGAAGAAACTGTAGCCAGTGAATAA
- the LOC121323666 gene encoding N-myc-interactor-like isoform X2 yields MWMFNENQSFKMFHSKTTLEELSPEDQEELRNLEKELEQLKTQFEKADTVKSRLLLDKLDVEEHKKQAQDEMMKLLQEEKEFSKELENQKKRFEQEALAIEETNHQLRHQVNKQKERLKFKRSESESLQQKFKIITAIPEKAVKFIGVEKEIPDHKLEEDCLHMQGLFSIIQNPALALSGGHALITFEEEQVAERILKLASCPVTIDNAKMNVKPSRVALDPTAKFEVQLNVSLKKIEVSNIPPVLPEERIRDKLELSFSKPSLGGGEVENVDYNKDSGTAVITFLDTGVAERVAMRKTYPLDMGLKVFEVFVSLCTEHQITKFQTFCGTSRRTVLLSGIRDILDEEDLQDNLEIHFQKPNNYGGEVENIKYTAQGQTIVAYFNEETVASE; encoded by the exons ATGTGGATGTT TAATGAAaatcaatcatttaaaatgtttcactcAAAGACGACCCTTGAAGAATTGTCACCAGAAGACCAAGAAGAGCTTAGAAACTTAGAAAAGGAACTGGAACAGTTGAAG ACACAATTTGAAAAAGCAGATACAGTAAAGTCTAGACTGCTGCTAGACAAACTAGACGTAGAAGAACACAAGAAGCAAGCTCAGGATGAGATGATGAAGCTTCTACAAGAGGAGAAGGAGTTTTCAAAAGAGCTggaaaatcagaaaaaaagatttgAG CAAGAGGCTCTGGCAATTGAGGAAACAAACCACCAACTGAGACATCAAgtcaataaacaaaaagaaaggctTAAATTCAAGAGATCAGAAAGTGAATCCTTGCAGCAAAAGTTTAAG ATCATAACAGCGATTCCAGAGAAGGCGGTTAAGTTTATTGGAGTGGAAAAGGAGATTCCTGATCACAAGCTGGAGGAGGACTGTCTTCACATGCAGGGCCTGTTCTCCATCATTCAGAACCCTGCTCTCGCCCTCAGTGGAGGCCACGCTCTGATCACCTTTGAGGAAGAACAAG TTGCTGAAAGGATCTTAAAACTTGCTAGTTGTCCAGTGACCATAGACAATGCGAAGATGAacgtgaagccttcccgtgtggcGTTAGACCCAACAGCGAAATTTGAG GTGCAGCTCAATGTGTCTCTGAAGAAGATTGAAGTGTCCAATATTCCTCCTGTTCTACCGGAAGAAAGGATCAGAGACAAACTGGAGCTGAGCTTCTCGAAGCCAAGCTTGGGAGGGGGGGAGGTGGAAAATGTCGACTACAACAAGGATTCTGGAACAGCAGTAATTACATTTCTGGATACTGGAG TTGCTGAGCGTGTGGCTATGAGGAAAACATACCCCTTAGATATGGGACTCAAAGTTTTTGAAGTTTTTGTCAGTCTGTGCACTGAACACCAGATAACAAAGTTCCAg ACATTCTGCGGCACCTCCAGACGCACAGTCCTGCTGTCTGGTATCAGGGATATTCTCGATGAGGAGGACTTGCAGGACAATCTGGAGATCCACTTCCAGAAACCGAACAACTATGGGGGAGAGGTGGAGAATATCAAATACACCGCCCAAGGACAAACCATTGTGGCTTACTTTAATGAAGAAACTGTAGCCAGTGAATAA
- the LOC121322746 gene encoding RNA-binding protein 43-like, with protein MDPAHEARTIVVSGVPQKELDCRRMADKLVIHFQKAKSAGGDVEKIKYPTRIKGVAYITFEEKEVADRVLTVEQLLADKELEREYPLTVYRFSQEVFCYAHAEVDLSLFSADEKLVKGLRTRNRAVRISPLQANQRVQVEGPFTAIKKLREDLLQLLETSQREKSVTARERQSSRVVTPEQGAAPFSSEADASSAEACLIWLDTNVFRYIQHVRKDDFDWILKKHDVQATTHVGGELTGVTLKKRYQGLWQLEAAKLEIEQWVSNVQSHLRIETINYEKDFEEDKFLQACKDVSCGFPGVLFTPVEGHIDIIGNSSDCYLFCQLVKIQMKSSLHDKDSWLSTSPGPTDMSYYSTGRTGEPNSLPMTSNSDMHRMPGNMLYSSMHCDNWSER; from the exons ATGGACCCAGCACACGAGGCGAGAACAATCGTCGTTTCAGGCGTTCCGCAAAAGGAGCTTGATTGCAGGAGAATGGCAGACAAGCTTGTGATTCACTTTCAGAAAGCTAAAAGCGCTGGGGGGGACGTGGAGAAAATCAAGTACCCAACAAGAATCAAAGGTGTTGCTTATATTACATTTGAGGAGAAGGAAg TTGCAGACCGGGTGCTTACAGTGGAACAGCTTCTTGCAGACAAGGAATTAGAAAGGGAATACCCTTTAACTGTTTATAGGTTCAGTCAAGAG gtgTTCTGCTATGCACACGCAGAAGTTGACTTATCACTTTTCAGTGCGGATGAGAAGCTGGTGAAGGGACTTCGGACCAGGAACAGAGCAGTGAGAATCTCGCCTTTGCAGGCTAACCAGAGAGTTCAAGTGGAGGGGCCATTCACAGCAATCAAGAAGCTGAGAGAAGATCTACTGCAGTTGCTTGAAACTTCACAGAGAGAGAAAAGTGTGACGGCTAGGGAGCGACAGAGCAGCAGAGTAGTGACCCCAGAGCAGGGTGCAGCACCCTTCAGTTCTGAGGCAGATGCTTCCAGCGCAGAAGCGTGTCTCATCTGGTTGGACACTAATGTGTTTCGGTACATACAACATGTTCGTAAAGATGACTTTGATtggattttaaagaaacatgatGTGCAGGCAACAACACATGTGGGGGGTGAGCTTACTGGAGTAACACTGAAAAAGAGGTACCAAGGTCTGTGGCAGCTGGAAGCAGCAAAGTTAGAAATAGAGCAATGGGTGAGCAATGTGCAGTCACATTTACGCATTGAAACAATTAATTATGAAAAAGACTTTGAAGAAGATAAATTCTTACAGGCATGCAAAGATGTAAGCTGTGGTTTTCCTGGGGTCCTGTTTACCCCAGTGGAAGGCCATATTGACATAATTGGCAATTCGTCAGACTGCTACCTGTTCTGTCAGCTTGTTAAAATCCAGATGAAGTCTTCCCTGCATGATAAGGACAGCTGGTTAAGCACTAGTCCTGGTCCTACAGACATGTCCTATTACAGCACAGGCAGAACCGGTGAACCAAACTCCCTCCCTATGACTAGTAATTCAGATATGCACAGAATGCCAGGAAATATGCTATACAGCAGCATGCATTGTGACAACTGGTCTGAGAGATAA